Genomic window (Gammaproteobacteria bacterium):
CGCCGCAGGTGCCGCTGCGATGGCTGAGGAGGTCGCGCAACGTCACCTCACGTGTCACGTAGGGGTCGTACATCTGGAAGCCCGGCATGAGGGAGGCTACCGGATCGTCCCAGTCGAGCTTGCCGGCATCCACCAGAGTGCCGAGCGCTGCGACGGTGAAGGCCTTGGTGTTTGAGCCGATGCCGAACAGCGTGTCGCCATCCACCTTGTCCGGCGCCTCCAGGTTGCGCCGGCCGAAGCCCTGCACCCACACCACCTTGTCGTCCTTCACCACGGCGATGGCGAGGCCCGGCACTTTCCAATCCGCCATGGCGTGCTGGATATAGGTGTCCAAGCCCTTGAGCTCGGGTGGCGGCTCGTCCGCGGCCAGGGCAGCCGGGAGGGACAGCAGGCAGGCGAGGGCGACAAGGATGCGTGCGAGACCCATGCGACGACTCCCTTCGATCTTTAGTTAGAGTGCGAACGTTCGTGTAATCAGCCCAGTGCCGCTGAAGCTACGCGGTTTTTGGGGTATAAACTAGCTCAAGGAAGCATCCGGTGGGGGCACCGGACGTGCTTTGAGGGATCAGAGGGAGCGCCGAGCGGCCGGAAGGGTCGGTCGCCGGTGTGGGACGATGAGTCCGTTTCCAGTTCAGGGAAGATCCACGCCGACCAGCCTCGACGCCGCTGCGCGTGCCGCAACAGTGGGGGAGAGGCATGGCCAAGACCGCATTCAGGCCGGACGACACGACCACCGATATCCGCAATGCGCTCCAGCAGGAGCGCAGGATCAAGTCCGACTTCACCTCCAACATCCGCGACGGCGCCAGGCTCTACGGCCGCGCACGTGCCTGTCTGCAGTGGCTGTTCGAGGACGTGCAGGCCAAGCGCCCACTCGACCTCGACATCGCCAAGGAGGTCGTGCAGGCCATCTTCGACAGCCTGGCCAAGAACCCCAATGTGCTGCTGTGGATCACCAACCTGCAGTTTCCGCAGGAGGCCAATGCCTGCCACAACTTCAACGTGGCGGTGCTGTCCATGGTGTTCGGCCGGCATCGCGGCATGAGCCGCAGTGATGTCATGGCGCTCGGCCTCGGCGGCATGCTGCATGACCTCGGCAAAGCCCACCTGCCGTCTTCCATACTGGAACGACCCTCGCGACTCACGCCGGATGAGATGCAGGTCGTCCGGCGCCATGCGGAGCAGGGCCACGACATGCTCGATGCCGGCCAGCTCACCAAGCCGGTGCTGGACATCGTCCGTTACCACCACGAGCGCGCCGACGGCAGCGGCTACCCCGAAGGCCTGTTCGGAGGCAGCCTGCCGGACCTGCCGCGCATGGTTGCCATCGCCGACGCCTACGACAGCATGACCGGCGGCTACTACCGCCGTCCCATGACGCCTACCGGCGCATTGCGGGTGCTCAAGAACCAGGCCGGCGAGGAGTACGGCGTGGAACTGGTGGAGGAATTCATCCGCTGCCTGGGCACCTACCCCGTGGGCAGCCTGGTGGAGCTGAACTCCGGCTCGGTGGTGATGGTGGTGGGCTCCAACCCCAGCGCGCGGCTCAAGCCCCTGATCATGTTCGTGCGCAACGAGGAAGGGCGGCTGGAGCGTCCCCGCATGCTCAACGACCTGTCCAAGTACTCCGATGAGGAGCTGGCGGAACGCTGGGGCATCCAGCGGCTGGTGGACCCGCTCGATTATGGGATCGACATGTGGCAGGTCATCCTGGAAGAGATCCAGTTCTAGTCCACGACTCGCCATGCCCCGCGGTGCCGCCGGGTGCCGATGGGCGGCCTTGGGCCTGACCGGCCAAATTAGGTAAAATCCCCCCGACCGATATCCCATTCGCCACGGCTCCGGCCCTGGCCGGCTCGGAGCCGGCCTGAGCCCCGCCTGCAGTTCCAAGGACCGACGATGCGCCGCAAGGTAAACGTGTCTGAACTCGTGATCGGCATGTACGTGGCCGAGCTGGACAAGCCCTGGGACAAGAGCTCGTTCCTGTTCCAGGGCTTCGGCATCGAGACCGACGAGGACCTGGCGAAGCTGCGCGAGGA
Coding sequences:
- a CDS encoding HD domain-containing phosphohydrolase; its protein translation is MAKTAFRPDDTTTDIRNALQQERRIKSDFTSNIRDGARLYGRARACLQWLFEDVQAKRPLDLDIAKEVVQAIFDSLAKNPNVLLWITNLQFPQEANACHNFNVAVLSMVFGRHRGMSRSDVMALGLGGMLHDLGKAHLPSSILERPSRLTPDEMQVVRRHAEQGHDMLDAGQLTKPVLDIVRYHHERADGSGYPEGLFGGSLPDLPRMVAIADAYDSMTGGYYRRPMTPTGALRVLKNQAGEEYGVELVEEFIRCLGTYPVGSLVELNSGSVVMVVGSNPSARLKPLIMFVRNEEGRLERPRMLNDLSKYSDEELAERWGIQRLVDPLDYGIDMWQVILEEIQF